A single region of the Vicia villosa cultivar HV-30 ecotype Madison, WI linkage group LG4, Vvil1.0, whole genome shotgun sequence genome encodes:
- the LOC131595175 gene encoding G-type lectin S-receptor-like serine/threonine-protein kinase LECRK1, with translation MSISLHVVQSGPTTLFSIFLAILLLPISCNDLDQKYFILVNQCKFRVWPASFSTAQNTTLETNHFSLKMWDRSTVWAPPTWNGHVWGRTLCRTNSATGGNFSCITGDCGTGKQSCDGMRDMPPATLAEFRLGKNGLVFYNVDVVEGFNIPIVVVPIGVSGENVNCSTAGCLTNINNMCAKDNGTNTFTCSTNLYKIIFCPASSMGLFDQSVSVDDSFTAGNGTNQLLSSSREFAFGTLIIVILIILGFSIAIVITLVGAIFYWYNSKKIKSSTTNKKVVDRNLRIFSFKEITKVTNNFREELGRGSCSIVYKGKVDVDTCVAVKKLDKLFQDSDKEFQTEMNVIIKTHHRNLVRLHGYCSEDQHRILVYELMSNGTLARFLFTPLKPNWNQRVHIIIGIARGLVYLHEECCTQIIHCDIKPQNILLDDDYNAKISDFGLAKLLLINQSHTKTGIRGTKGYVAPDWFRSAPITSKVDTFSFGVLLLEIICSRKNIEDDTVSEEKRILIDWAYDCYKTGRMDILLENEYEADKDMSRFEKFVMISIWCTQEDPSLRPPMKKVLLMLEGIVEVEIPPNPYLYGSSNQS, from the exons ATGTCCATAAGTTTGCATGTGGTTCAGTCAGGCCCAACAACACTGTTTTCAATCTTCTTAGCAATCCTCCTTCTACCCATATCATGTAATGATTTAGATCAAAAGTATTTCATTCTAGTGAACCAATGCAAATTCAGAGTATGGCCAGCTTCCTTTTCTACCGCTCAAAACACAACTCTTGAAACCAACCACTTTAGTTTAAAAATGTGGGACAGGTCCACTGTTTGGGCTCCTCCAACTTGGAACGGCCACGTTTGGGGCCGAACTCTCTGCAGAACTAATTCAGCCACAGGAGGGAACTTCTCATGCATTACTGGCGATTGCGGTACTGGCAAGCAATCATGTGATGGAATGCGAGACATGCCCCCTGCCACACTAGCAGAATTCCGTCTAGGAAAAAATGGTCTTGTTTTTTATAATGTTGATGTTGTAGAAGGTTTCAATATCCCCATAGTGGTGGTTCCTATTGGTGTTTCTGGTGAGAACGTGAATTGTAGCACTGCAGGTTGCCTTACAAACATTAATAATATGTGTGCAAAAGACAATGGGACAAACACATTTACTTGTTCAACTAATTTGTATAAGATCATATTTTGCCCAGCTTCCAG CATGGGACTTTTCGATCAAAGTGTGAGTGTAGACGACTCATTCACTGCTGGCAATGGGACAAATCAGTTGCTCTCTTCTTCGAGAGAGTTTGCTTTTGGTACTTTGATCAttgtcattttaattattttgggaTTCTCCATCGCTATAGTTATAACATTGGTTGGCGCAATTTTTTATTGGTACAACTCAAAGAAGATAAAAAGTAGCACAACCAACAAAAAAGTTGTTGATAGAAATTTGAGAATTTTTTCTTTCAAGGAAATTACAAAAGTAACAAACAATTTTAGGGAAGAATTAGGAAGAGGGTCTTGTAGCATTGTATACAAAGGAAAGGTAGATGTGGATACTTGTGTCGCGGTTAAAAAATTGGACAAGTTATTTCAAGATAGTGATAAGGAATTTCAAACTGAAATGAATGTGATAATCAAAACTCATCATAGGAACCTTGTGCGTCTTCATGGGTATTGTAGTGAAGATCAACACAGGATTTTGGTGTATGAGTTAATGAGTAATGGTACTTTAGCAAGATTTCTTTTCACACCTTTGAAACCAAACTGGAACCAACGAGTTCATATTATCATTGGGATTGCAAGAGGTCTTGTTTACTTGCATGAAGAATGTTGCACCCAAATAATTCACTGTGACATAAAGCCACAAAACATCCTTCTTGATGATGACTACAATGCCAAGATTTCAGATTTTGGGTTAGCAAAACTAttattgattaatcaaagtcacacaaaaaccgGAATCAGAGGAACCAAAGGTTATGTTGCACCAGATTGGTTTAGGAGTGCACCTATCACTTCTAAGGTTGATACTTTTAGTTTTGGAGTGTTGTTACTAGAGATTATTTGTTCTAGGAAAAATATAGAGGATGATACTGTTAGTGaagaaaaaagaattttaattgattgGGCATATGATTGCTACAAGACTGGTAGAATGGATATTCTTTTAGAAAATGAATATGAGGCTGACAAAGATATGAGTAGATTTGAAAAATTTGTCATGATTTCTATTTGGTGCACTCAAGAAGATCCATCTCTAAGGCCACCAATGAAGAAGGTGTTGTTAATGCTAGAAGGGATTGTTGAAGTTGAAATTCCTCCAAATCCCTACTTGTATGGTTCTTCTAATCAAAGTTAG